The Prochlorococcus marinus XMU1408 genomic sequence ATTTTTTGCAGGAAGCAGTGAAATTTTTGGAGATACTGAAAAAGGAGCTGATATTTCAACTGTTCAAAACCCTCAAAATCCCTATGGAATTAGTAAGCAAACTAGTTTTAATCTCGTTAAATTTTATCGAAATGTACATAACTTAAAATGCATGACAGGAGTAATGTTCAATCACGAATCTCGATTAAGACCACAGACATTTGTTACTCAAAAAATCATTAGAGCAGCAAAAGCTATTAAAGAGAAAAATGATTTAAAACTCAAGCTAGGAAATATTGAAATCATAAGAGACTGGGGTTGTGCTTCTGAATATATGGAAGCAGTCTATTTAATGACAAACGCGGGACAAATAAAAGATCATGTAATTTGCACTGGTAAAGCAACTAGCTTAAAAACATTTATATCTAAAGTATTTTCTGCATATGCTCTCAACTGGGAAGAGCATGTAGAAATAGATGAAAATTTATTTCGAGCAACAGAAATAATGAAAAATTTTGGGAATCCAGAACAACTCAGCCGTGATTTAGGATGGAAAGCAAAAATAAATATTGATTTATTAATAAATAAAATGATTCATTAAATTACTAATAACAAATCAACTTATTATGAATTAATTTCTAAACTGCGAATCATATTGATTAATAGTTTAGAAACATTTTTGAATTTTTGTTTATTTATTAATTCATTTCTTGAGTCATCAGACTCCATAACGTATTTCCTATTTGTGTACCAATCAATTAATCCATCTGCAATATTTTCAGGATCAAAACCTGGTAAATACTCAACAAAACTAGAAATATTATTAAATATACTATTAGGAGTCACCAGAACTGGCCTACCTGTTGCCAAGCCATGTCTAACAGAAGCACTTGAAGACTCACTTGTTTTTTGATATGGAAAAATAATTAAATCATTATTTACAAGTAAATTCAAACTCTCCTCGTCTGTCATATAATCACC encodes the following:
- a CDS encoding GDP-mannose 4,6-dehydratase, with the translated sequence MNSKTALVLGCNGQDGSLISLLLLKKGYRVIGFSRNSDNTRNNILKLGIDKDIDFISGDIRNIELISSIISQNKPNEIYNFAAQSSVGKSFEEPIETTQGIIQGTINILESVKNASLESKIFFAGSSEIFGDTEKGADISTVQNPQNPYGISKQTSFNLVKFYRNVHNLKCMTGVMFNHESRLRPQTFVTQKIIRAAKAIKEKNDLKLKLGNIEIIRDWGCASEYMEAVYLMTNAGQIKDHVICTGKATSLKTFISKVFSAYALNWEEHVEIDENLFRATEIMKNFGNPEQLSRDLGWKAKINIDLLINKMIH